From the genome of Triticum aestivum cultivar Chinese Spring chromosome 3B, IWGSC CS RefSeq v2.1, whole genome shotgun sequence, one region includes:
- the LOC123071699 gene encoding uncharacterized protein: MAAISSTSYFSSQPQLPASGGSSNGRQPRRRRVGSCVMLEAAAASGSGGGGAVVGRTRSLTEEDLEELKGCLDLGFGFSYDEIPGLCGTLPGLELCYSMTRRFLDEQRAVVGQLEPAAAAAAPIPDWKISGPGDNPEEVKARLKYWAQTVACTVKLCS; this comes from the exons ATGGCGGCCATCTCCTCCACCTCCTACTTCTCCTCGCAGCCGCAGCTGCCGGCGTCCGGAGGCAGCAGCAACGGCCGGCAGCCGCGGAGGCGTCGGGTGGGCAGCTGCGTCATGCTCGAGGCGGCCGCTGCCTCTGgtagtggtggcggcggcgcggtggtggggAGGACGAGGAGCCTGACGGAGGAGGACCTGGAGGAGCTCAAGGGCTGCCTCGATCTCGGCTTCGGCTTCTCCTACGACGAGATCCCGGGCCTCTGCGGGACGCTCCCCGGTTTGGAGCTCTGCTACTCCATGACGCGGCGGTTCCTCGACGAGCAGAGGGCGGTGGTCGGGCAGCTGGAGcccgctgcggcggcggcggcgcccatcCCGGACTGGAAGATCTCCGGCCCTG GTGATAATCCAGAGGAAGTGAAAGCTAGGCTCAAGTATTGGGCTCAGACAGTGGCATGCACGGTCAAACTATGCAGCTGA